Sequence from the Paenibacillus riograndensis SBR5 genome:
AAGCGCGGTTGTAGCCAAGGCTGGCGCACATCTGCTCGATGGAGACAGGATGGGCGTACTGGGCCGCCATGTAGTGGATCATTTGCTTCACGGTGCGCTTAACCTGCGATTCCGCGCCGGGCAGCCGGGAAGAGGCGAGAAGCAGATCGGCTGCTTCGCCGACGAGCAGATAGAGATAGCCCAGCGAGGTGAGATGGGCGCTCTCTTTGCCCGTATAGAAGGCACGCATCATCCCGGCCAGGGCGCCGGGGAAGACACTGCCTTCGGCGGTGGACAGGACCGGCTTCTGCGGAGTGAAGCCGGTCTGCAGCACGAGCGCGTCCGCGTCCGTGCCGGTGAAGGCCGCCCAGCGGTAGCGCCAGGGCTGATCCTCATCTGAGACATAGCTGACGAGCTGTCCGGGATGAATCAGGAAGCAGTCACCCGGCCCAAGCTCATACTTCCGCTCTTCGGTGCGGAAGGTTCCGAAGCCGGATTCAATGAAATGCATGAGGTAGTAATCATAGATTTTGGGACCGGCCTGATGCAGAGGCAGAGTCTGGCTCTCGCCGGCAAAAAGCACATGCAAATGCTGCCGGTCATAAACCACGGGATTTGATCCTACGGAATAAGTATGTTCCACGCTGGAACCGCCTTTCTTGAGTTAACGCTGCCATAACCGTGCAGACGGGTGAATAAGGTGAAGGAACTTCCTTTTGATTATATCGCCACTTTTTCGGAAAGTCACATTTGTCCATGCATTACACACATGATTGCATTATCAGGGCAAGTCTGATTTTATTATAATGTAAGCATAAACGAAGCAATACGCTTTCCAAAGTTCTAGCGGGAAGCAGCGAAAGGATGGAGTGGCATTAATGAGCTTACAGGATCTGAAAGTCAAATTTATCGAGAAATACGGAAAAAGCACAGAGGAGGTGCGTGTATTCTATGCTCCGGGGCGGGTGAATCTCATCGGAGAGCATTTGGATTACAACGGGGGATACGTGTTTCCGGCAGCG
This genomic interval carries:
- a CDS encoding AraC family transcriptional regulator, with product MEHTYSVGSNPVVYDRQHLHVLFAGESQTLPLHQAGPKIYDYYLMHFIESGFGTFRTEERKYELGPGDCFLIHPGQLVSYVSDEDQPWRYRWAAFTGTDADALVLQTGFTPQKPVLSTAEGSVFPGALAGMMRAFYTGKESAHLTSLGYLYLLVGEAADLLLASSRLPGAESQVKRTVKQMIHYMAAQYAHPVSIEQMCASLGYNRAYLSRIFKQETGLSPVTYLLKLRIEKSRLLLRERPELSVEQVAASVGLTDALYFSRQFKRFCAQSPTAYRIATARHGEK